The DNA window CAAGCGGGTCCACCAGGCGGTGATCGACCACGGCTGCAAACTGTCGGGCTGCACCGTTCACTTCGTCGACGACGCCTACGACAACGGACCGATCATCCTGCAACGCGCCTGCCCGGTGCTCGACGGCGACACCGCCGAGACGCTGGCGGCAAGAGTGTTCGAAGAGGAAAAGATCGCCTACCCCGAGGCGATCAGGCTGATCCAGGCAGGGCGGGTGAAGGTGGCGGGGCGGCGGGTTGTGGTATCGTCGTAGAAGGCAGAACGGCGCGTTCCCTCACTCGATCGCCGCCCATCCCGCAATCTTCTCTGCCGGCTTCTTCGGCGGCGGGGGAGCCGACGCGGTGGCAGGCGCGCTCACGCTGAACTTCGACCAGACGACAAGTCCTGATACCTTGCAACCCAGATCCTCCAGGGTTTTGGCGGTCAGATGATTGCAGTTGTTGGCGATGCTGTATCGCTTGTCCCGGTCTTCCCTCACCCACGACATGCCGGTTTCGGGATTGACCACCGCCGATCCGTTCTTTGCCGCAAGCTGTTCGAAGTGGACGTCCAGCTTGTCGATCAAGGTATAGACGTCGGGGCGGTCGCACGTCACGGCTTGCATGGCGACAGGCTTGCGCGGGGGGTTGGGGCCGGAGGTCTCGGCGTCGATGCCGTGGTACATGCGTCCGAACCCGGCGCCCCACGACGCCGTCAACGCGCCCAGCGCGTCTTGTGGCAGATTGCGGTTCTCGACGGCATAGCCCCAGTCGCCGAACGCGTATTCGACATAGCGGTTGTCCTGCGTCGGAAGGAAGAGACTGGAATGGATGCCATAGTCGCCGATGTAAACCCGCACCGGATCGGTGAACTGCCCGGCCGACTGCACCTGCGTGCAGCCTGCAAGCGTGGTGAGGAGCGCTGCGGCGACCAGTCGGATGGCGATGCGGTTTGACATCATGGTTCACAACCGTGCAGGGGCATCCGCGGCGACACGCCGGGCATTTAATCGATGCTTCGATCCGGCTTTCCGAAAAGCAGGCGATCCACACTGAACATGCCCGGACCGGCGAAGAACGTCACCAGCGCGAAGCAGAGGTACTTTGTCGGTTCGGTGATCGAGTCCATCGACGGAGTGGGATTGGTGTCGACGAATCCGAGAATCAGTCCGAACGCCACCGACAGCAACGCCGCCCCGAACGCGCTAACCCGGCTCAGTAATCCCGCCAGCAGCAGGATGCCCAGGCCCAGGTGGGCGTAGGGGACGACCATCAGAAACTTTTCAGCCGCGTGGGTCGGTACGTACTGGGGCACGCTGGAGAGGTTCTCGGTGACGTACGCCGAAACACCGCCGGGCATGCGAAACTTGGCGACACCCGACAGGACGAATGCGACGCCCAGCGGAAGCCGGGCGGCGAGCAGACCGAGACCATTCGAGAGATCCGAGCGGAATGGATTGGCCATGACGGACGCTCCAGTGAGGGGTGAATCGGCAGAACCGTTGGATTTGCGGTAAGGGTAACCGGTTATGGGACGGAAGAGGAAGAAGTATCGGTGTAGAGGGGTGGAGGCGTGGTGAGGTCGCTCACGGGCAGGCGACGCCGACCGTCTGGCCGCCTGGTACCGGCGAGCGCCTGCTCGGCCCGCCGAAGAGCCGAGCAGGCGCTCGGCGGTCCAAGGTCACCCTATAGGCGAGAATCGAGGAAGACCGCCAACCGGCCACTACACGACCCCGGCACCGCTTCACACCCCCAATTCCGGCTCCGCCGGTCGGCGGCTTTGAGGGCTTCGACGACGATCGCAGGCAGGCCCGCCTGCTCCATGTGGGTGATCGCGGCGTGGGTGGTGCCGTTGGGGCTGGTGACCTTGCGGCGGAGTTCTTCGGGGGAATCGGTGTCAGGGGTCATCATCGCCGCCGCGCCGTAGGCGGTTCGTGTGGCCAGCCGGTAAGCCTGCTCACGCGACAGGCCGAGTTCGACGCCGGCTTTGATCATCTGCTCGACGAGGAAGAAAAAGTACGCGGGTCCCGAGCCGGAGATGGCGGTGACGGCGTGAAGCTTGTCTTCGTCGAGTTCGATCACCTCGGCCGCGGCTTCAAACAGCCGCCGGGCGTCGGCGACGTCGTCCGCGGTCGCGTACTGCCCGCGGGCGAGGCCCACCATGCCATGGCCCATCAGCATCGGCGTATTGGGCATCGTGCGGATGACCCGCCAGTGGATGCCTCGGCCAAGCGACCGCTCGATGAACCCCGAGCTGATACCGGCGGCGATGGAGACGAGCAGGGCATCGTGAGGCAGGCCGGGTGCGATCTGCTCCAGCGCAGCCTTCATCATCTGCGGCTTGACCGCCAGCAACACCCGCCGGGCACCGGCGACGGCTTCGACGTTCGATTCCACCGCGCGAACGCCGACCTTGTCCGCGAACACCGCCCGTCGTTCGGGCGAGATGTCGGCGGCGACGAGTTGATCCGCGGCAAGGACACCGCCGCGGAGAATACCGCGGACGATCGCCTCGGCCATGTTCCCTGCACCGATGATGGCTAATTCATTTGGCATTTGGTTACTTGTTGCTTGTCACTTGTCACTTGTCACTTTTAGCGATTGTCAGGCTGTATACCTGAAGATCGTCCAACCGACGACTTTCCATGGCCAGCCCCGATGACAAGTAACAGGCAACCAGAAACAAAAGAACGTGCCGCGCGATACCCGCGCGGCACGTTCAGCGTTCCATCCCAGACTGACTCGTTTACCCGCCGATCATCTCGTGGACGCTCAGCGGGGCGAGGACGATCAGGCTTCCCTGGAAGAAGCGGATGCTCGCGGTGCCGCCGTTGTCGCGCCAGACTTCGGGGCGGATGGTTTCGGTGATGAGCTTGATGATCTCGTCGGCCTTCTCCTGGCGGGTTTTGACGACTTCCTTTTCCTTCTGGCTGTTGCCGCCGCCAAGCAGGCCGCCGCCACCACCTCCGCCTCCGCCGCCTTGCCCGCCACCCTGGTTCGACGTCGTTGATTCGAGGCTAAAGTCCGGGACGTTGTCGAAGTTGGGGATCTCCAGCAGCAGGTCTTCGATCGGGTAGATGCGCATGTACATCTTCTGATCGGCGATCGCCTGCGTAGTGATCTCGATGACGTCTTCGTCGACGATGTAGGTGAGGCCAGTGCCGGCACCGGCTTCGTTGAGGACGGTGGCCAGTACCTTCCGCAGGCTCACGCCATTAAGGCGGACGTTGATCGGGGTCTCTTTGGAAACGCCTGCCGCTTCCAACGCGCGCCAGTTGACGGTGACGTTGGCACCGCTGACATCGCGGATGAACTCGATGGCATCCCCCAGGCTGACGTTCTGCAGCTTGACGTCAGGAAGCCGGCGCGACATCGCGCCTTTGGCCACGCCCTGCGTCGGCCGGGCCTGGGCAGAGACGTCGGATGTTGAAGGGGGCAGAACCGTGACCAGACCGGCAACAACGGCAAGGGCAATCGCTCGGCGGGCGAAACGCATGGGAGGCCTCCCTGATGATTGAACGCGATGCCAGGGCTCGGGGGCCCCGGGCGGACGTCGCATCCTAAGGCTGGAGAACAAAACGCCGGACACCGACACTCATCGGCTCGCGGCGATCCGTTACATCTTACCCATGTCAGCAAATTTGGATCAAGCGCAAAGTTAAAAGTGCTGAGTGCTGTATTGCTTGCTTCTTCGTCTCAGCACTCAGCACTTTCGTCTTTCGACTCAAGCATTAGGCCGTCGTCTCTTCCACCGGCTTGCCGGTGTACGGGTCGAACTTGGGCTTCGGCTTCTCCTCTTCCATCGGCTTGCCGGTGTAGGGGTCGAACTTCGGCTTCTCGGCGACGGTCGCCGCCGGGTCGGGCAGCCGCTTGGATGCCTGATGGTCGATGTCTTCATCGACCTGCGTCACTTCGTCCTGCACGCCCTTCAGGCCCTTCTTGAACTCGACAATGCCCTTGCCCAGGCTACGGCCGACTTCCGGGAGGCGCTTGCCGAAGATCAGCAGGCCCAAGGCCGCGATCACGATCCATTCCGCCCCTTGGGGCATGCCGATGGCGAGTGTGTTCAACATGGTTGGTGTCCTTGGTTTGAAGCGATAGCAATTGTACGTCGGCGGGCCGGAAACGGTCGGCCGACCTGCGAGTTTTCGGGGGTGAATGACGTCAGGTCAAGCGTCGGGCGGTGTGATTTGCGGTCGCAATGAAGATGCACGCTTCGCAGGCGAAACACAGGAGAGTGCATCGGCGATGCGACCGCTAACCGCGCCTACTCCAGCGGCTTGCCGGTTTGCGGGTCGAACCGGGCCTTGGGGGCGGCGGCATCGTCAATCTGGGCGGGGGTCTCGGCCTCGTTGGCACCGGATTTCATCCCCTTCTTAAACTCCAGAATGCTCTGGCCAATGCCCTTGGCCGCGCCGGGAAGACGCTTGCCGAAGATCAGCAGACCGATCGCACCGATGATGATCCACTCGTAGCCGTGGGGCATACCCCAGGCGAGCGGCAGAGAGGGGGAAAGACCGAACAGGAAGGCGAGTTGCATGGCCGAGCTCCTTTGCGACTCAAGGCGGAACAGTGTCTGGCCAGACCGTTTCGCACGGCAAAAGCCGTCGAACAAGCAGGCTCAGGCCCGATTCCGCGATCTCAATCTCGGCTAGCGGTTCGGACTTACGCTTCTGATTATACCACAGGGAAGGATGAGTTGTTGGAACGATATCCCGAGTACCTGGCTCGTCCCATAAGCTGCACCTGAGCCCGTCTCCGGTGCCACGGGTCGGCGTGACAGCACGGTTCTCCGGAGTACCAGCGACCCGTGGCACCAGCTCAACCGCGACTCATGTCGTGCCCGAACCCATCAGTTTCCGCAGAGCCACGAAATCCGGCGGCAGCGGAGCCTGCAGCGTGAGGGGATTCAGTGAAATCGGGTGGGTGAACGTGATCTCGTAAGCGTGCAAAGCCTGCCGCGCGAAGCGGAATGAAGGCAGATCAACGGATGAAGGAGGATGGGTCAAGGATGAACCTGAGGCGGCTTCCGATTCATCCTTCATCCTTCCGCCTTCATCCTTACTCGCTTCCCCCATCACCACCACCTTCCCGCCGTACATCGTATCGCCGACCATCGGGTAGCCGATCGCCGTCATATGCACGCGAAGCTGGTGGGTGCGGCCGGTCTTGGGCGTCAGCTTGATGAGCGAAAACGTCGTCCCGACCGGCATCGGCAGCAGCTTGTCGGCGGCGTGGCTGCCGTGCTCCATCATCAGGCCCGGCGGGGCGGTGTAGGTTTCCTGCACCTCGTACAGCGTCACTGCCTGGCGGCCGCCGTTCTCTTCCTTGCGGACGGCCTGCTTCTCGCGGATGTACTTATCCCGGCCAATCGGCATGTCGATGACGTTGCCCTTCAGTTGCGGCACGCCGTGACAGATCGACATGTAGGTCTTCTGGATCGTGCGGTTTTCGAACTGCCGCGCGACACGCCAATGGGCCTCATCGCTCTTGGCGACGAGCATGATGCCGGTGGTGTTGCGGTCGAGCCGGTGCAGGATGCCCGGCCGCCAGTCGCCGTTGAGCTTGCTCCACTTTTTGCCGTAGTAGACCAGCCCGTTGACGAGGGTGCCGGTCCATTTGCCGCGGGCGGGGTGGACGATCAGGTCGGCCTGCTTATTAATCGCGAGAATGTGGTCGTCTTCGTAGACGACTTCGAGCGGGATGTTCTCGGGGACCAGTTCGCTGATCGGTTCCGGCGGGGCGACCATCTCGATGACGTCGCCATCCCGCGGCCGATACGATGCCTTGGCGACGCGGCCGTTGACCTTCACCAACCCTTCGCCGATGACCTTCTGCACGCCGTTACGCGACAGGTAACCGACGCGATCGACCAGGTATTGGTCGATCCGGCGGGTCAGGTTCTTGGTCACCTTCCACTTGAAATGGCGGAGGTCTTCGGCGTCGTCGGCCTCGACGGCGGACGAGTCGGCGTCGGCAGGCATGACCGGACCGCCTTCGGGAAGGTCCAGGTCGGGGGCGTCTTTGTCAGGGTCGGCGGACATCGACGACAGGGTACGGGACAACGCCCGGCGGACAAAGCACGCAATGCGCTTGCCGGCCGTCATCCAACGCAGGCACCCTGCAATCGATGCACGCCGCCCACTTCCCTCTACGCCTTGCCCAGGCCCGCGACGCGCTTCCACGCCTGCAGCTGCCCGAGGTGGTTGTTCTCGTGCGCGGCAAGCATGTACGCGACAATATGACCCAGCGTCGCCGCGAACGACCGGACGCGTTCCGGGGCGGGCAGGTCGAAATGGCCCGGCGGGGCGGCGCGGACGCCCTCGGCGACCAGCACGTGCTGCTTCTGAAGGGTCTGGAGCAGCGTATCCTTCGACGGATAGGCCGACCGCTCCGGCTTGGGCTGCGACCCTGGCGCGGCCAGCGCGCCCCAGTCAGGCGGACAAACCGGTGCCCGGGCGACCGACTGCAGGCAGAAATCATTGCCGACGCACAAATGCATCAGCGTCCAGGCCGGATGATTGCGCAGGCCCGCGGGCTGCTCGGCCAGCCGCTCGTCGGGCACGTCTGCCATCAGTTTCTCGATCGCGGCCAGGCTGTCTCCGTAATACTTGAGCAGGACTTCGTAATTCATGCCGGTCAGATTCGCGACAGACTGCGGATGTGACAAGGTAGGGAAATCCATAACGACCGCGTCACGCGATTGTGCAGGCGTCCCGCCGCGACCGAAATGGCTGCACCACCAAAGAGCTGATTCTCGCACGGTCACTGAAATGGGTGTCCTCGATTCTCGCCCATTCGCAGCCTGGGACCGCCGAGCGCCCGCTCGGCATATGGAAGAGCCGAGCAGGCGCTCGGCGGTCCCAGGGCGCGAATCACGATCGGACATCTAGGGACGACTCCTACGGCACCTCAGCCGCAGTCCCACGTCAGATGCAGCCCGTTGACGCATTCATATTGCGTTTCCCACGGCGTAAGGTCTTCGTAGCTGAAAGGATGAATGCTATGGCAAATCGACCTGACAAAGTCCCATCGGGAAAAGCGAGCACCAAGGCCGCCGGTAACAAGAAGGAGAAGGTGACCACGAACGGCCCGCTGAGCGGGCGATTCTCCCGCAACGAAGGAACGGCCCGCAGCGTCGCCGCAAAGGGCAAGTAGCGCGTTGTCGCTCGAATCCTTACCAACGCAGACGGCGACGGACACCCAGGTGCCCGTCGCCGTCTGCGTTTGAAAACCGATTCTCCTCGTTGCCCGATTGCGATCGCTTACGCCATCGCCGCTTCCGGGATCTCGGCGTTATGGCTGACATTCTGCACGTCGTCGTTGTCTTCCAGCGCATCAACCAGTTTCAGCAGCTTGTGCCCGACTTCGACATCGACCTGCGCGGTGCTGTTGGCGACATATGCGATCTCCGACCCTTCCAGCGTGTACTTCTCGCCGAGCGTATTGCGGACCTTGTGGAACGCCGTGGGGGTGGTGACGACCTCGAACACTTCCCCTTCGTTGCGAACGTCTTCGGCTCCGGATTCTAGGGCCAGTTCCATCAGGGTGTCTTCATCAACGCCTTCGGACTTGATCGTGATGACCCCCTGCTTGGTAAACTGAAACAGCACCGAGCCGGTGGCGGCGAAGCTGCCGCCGTGCTTTTCGAACATGAAGCGGAGGTCGGCAACGGTGCGGGCGCGATTGTTGGTCAGGGCCTCGACGATGATCGCCACGCCGCTGCAATAGCCTTCGTAAACCGCATCTTCGTAGTTTTCGGCACCCAGCTCACCCGTGCCTTTTTTAATGGCATTGGTGATGGTGTCCTTCGTCATGTT is part of the Humisphaera borealis genome and encodes:
- a CDS encoding DUF2459 domain-containing protein gives rise to the protein MMSNRIAIRLVAAALLTTLAGCTQVQSAGQFTDPVRVYIGDYGIHSSLFLPTQDNRYVEYAFGDWGYAVENRNLPQDALGALTASWGAGFGRMYHGIDAETSGPNPPRKPVAMQAVTCDRPDVYTLIDKLDVHFEQLAAKNGSAVVNPETGMSWVREDRDKRYSIANNCNHLTAKTLEDLGCKVSGLVVWSKFSVSAPATASAPPPPKKPAEKIAGWAAIE
- a CDS encoding Sec-independent protein translocase subunit TatA/TatB produces the protein MQLAFLFGLSPSLPLAWGMPHGYEWIIIGAIGLLIFGKRLPGAAKGIGQSILEFKKGMKSGANEAETPAQIDDAAAPKARFDPQTGKPLE
- a CDS encoding Sec-independent protein translocase subunit TatA/TatB, which codes for MLNTLAIGMPQGAEWIVIAALGLLIFGKRLPEVGRSLGKGIVEFKKGLKGVQDEVTQVDEDIDHQASKRLPDPAATVAEKPKFDPYTGKPMEEEKPKPKFDPYTGKPVEETTA
- the proC gene encoding pyrroline-5-carboxylate reductase, with amino-acid sequence MPNELAIIGAGNMAEAIVRGILRGGVLAADQLVAADISPERRAVFADKVGVRAVESNVEAVAGARRVLLAVKPQMMKAALEQIAPGLPHDALLVSIAAGISSGFIERSLGRGIHWRVIRTMPNTPMLMGHGMVGLARGQYATADDVADARRLFEAAAEVIELDEDKLHAVTAISGSGPAYFFFLVEQMIKAGVELGLSREQAYRLATRTAYGAAAMMTPDTDSPEELRRKVTSPNGTTHAAITHMEQAGLPAIVVEALKAADRRSRNWGCEAVPGSCSGRLAVFLDSRL
- a CDS encoding RluA family pseudouridine synthase; this encodes MSADPDKDAPDLDLPEGGPVMPADADSSAVEADDAEDLRHFKWKVTKNLTRRIDQYLVDRVGYLSRNGVQKVIGEGLVKVNGRVAKASYRPRDGDVIEMVAPPEPISELVPENIPLEVVYEDDHILAINKQADLIVHPARGKWTGTLVNGLVYYGKKWSKLNGDWRPGILHRLDRNTTGIMLVAKSDEAHWRVARQFENRTIQKTYMSICHGVPQLKGNVIDMPIGRDKYIREKQAVRKEENGGRQAVTLYEVQETYTAPPGLMMEHGSHAADKLLPMPVGTTFSLIKLTPKTGRTHQLRVHMTAIGYPMVGDTMYGGKVVVMGEASKDEGGRMKDESEAASGSSLTHPPSSVDLPSFRFARQALHAYEITFTHPISLNPLTLQAPLPPDFVALRKLMGSGTT
- a CDS encoding DoxX family membrane protein; amino-acid sequence: MANPFRSDLSNGLGLLAARLPLGVAFVLSGVAKFRMPGGVSAYVTENLSSVPQYVPTHAAEKFLMVVPYAHLGLGILLLAGLLSRVSAFGAALLSVAFGLILGFVDTNPTPSMDSITEPTKYLCFALVTFFAGPGMFSVDRLLFGKPDRSID
- a CDS encoding YebC/PmpR family DNA-binding transcriptional regulator, with protein sequence MAGHSHWAKIKRAKGANDKKRAKVWSKIARKIIIAAKAGGGDPADNLSLRYVIEEAKGVNMTKDTITNAIKKGTGELGAENYEDAVYEGYCSGVAIIVEALTNNRARTVADLRFMFEKHGGSFAATGSVLFQFTKQGVITIKSEGVDEDTLMELALESGAEDVRNEGEVFEVVTTPTAFHKVRNTLGEKYTLEGSEIAYVANSTAQVDVEVGHKLLKLVDALEDNDDVQNVSHNAEIPEAAMA
- a CDS encoding DinB family protein translates to MNYEVLLKYYGDSLAAIEKLMADVPDERLAEQPAGLRNHPAWTLMHLCVGNDFCLQSVARAPVCPPDWGALAAPGSQPKPERSAYPSKDTLLQTLQKQHVLVAEGVRAAPPGHFDLPAPERVRSFAATLGHIVAYMLAAHENNHLGQLQAWKRVAGLGKA